In Lolium rigidum isolate FL_2022 chromosome 7, APGP_CSIRO_Lrig_0.1, whole genome shotgun sequence, the DNA window AGAAAACACATTCTAATAGTGCTAATTTTATATATCAACATGTTTATATATTAATTTGCAGAAAAAAACATGTTTATATATTGGTAGAGTAATTTTTAGTTAAAAAAACACGAAAAACGAAGAAGTTTTATTTTAAAATAGAGGTACTATTTATTGTTGCCTCTGGGAAATAAATACTCATAACTGCGGAACGCAAATAGAGGCGAGATCCCAGGCAAAATGAGATGCGATCAGAGCCGGCTGGCTCTACTATTTTTTGCTCCCGCCACGAGGCCGAGGTACTCCGCGGTTAGAGGCTTGAAGATGTGCTGCTCGTCGGAGTCGAAGGCGGCGGCAAGGCTCGGCCAAATGGACATGCCGAAGAACCAGCAGGAGCCGCCGGGGCGCGCGACGATCTTCACGAAGCCGGAGCTCAACCTCCCccagtccatctccttctcctcctccttctccacctccatctcaTCCAGCCACATCACCAAGCTGGCTCGCCCGAAACCGAAGTCAGTGTCGAGACGAAACGACGCCAGCGACGAGACGCTCAGCACCGGGCTGCCCACCCCGACAGTCGCCGTCTCGACGTACTTCGCCGCACCCTTGTGCTCCTCCACCCAGTCCACCAGCTCCTGGAAGTGCTCGTCGTTAACTGCCAACTTGATTGACTCACGCACCATCGACGCGACTCCCGGGAGCGGCAACCGCCTGATCCCTTCCAcgctcgcctccgccaccgcgaaCGTTATGACGTTGCCGACGTAGTTGCGCATGGCCGCCGGGGCGGTGGTGTTGAGACGCCGGCGCCTGCGCCCGTCAACCCACCAGCCCATGCGGCATTTCTCGTCGGATGAGCCCACCACAGCGGCGAACACCTTCCACATGTACGCACACACCGCTTCCAGAAGGGTtgcgcggccgccgcccgcctGGGCGCGAAGCATGGCGAGGTCCTGCTCCTCGACGTAGTAGGTGCGCCCGACCTTGGAGGTACTAGCCGTCAGGGAGTTGACAAGACGCTCACCCTCCAGCGGCATGAACAACTCCCCCACCGAACTGCTGTAGGTCGGCGGTGCGCACGGGCGGAACACCGAGCGGTCGAGGTTCGGCGTGGCGGCTATCGTCCCGGACCGCGCGAGCTCGGACCACGCGTTGGCGATCATTGACAGCGCACACCCGTCAACGACTAAGTGGTGGCTGCTCCAAGCCACGGCGAACCTGTCGCAGGCGAAAGACACCAGCTACAACgacagcatgacgtcagcgtcgTATTGAACGGGGACGCCTATCCTCAACAGGGACGCGTCCATGTCACCGTAGTCCAGGCTCCCCAGCGCCACAGCAACCTCGCCAACCACGAGCTCCGCTCCAAGGTCTCTAGTTTGAATTGTCGAACGTGTGGTTTAATTTAATCTAAAATTGTTGGTGCCCCCTTAGCCCTTGTAAAGCTTCATGTGCCTACCTTCGAGTTCCAGGTGTTGAATTTCTCTTCTGTCAAACACGAGGATCGATGTTAATGTGTGTATAATTGGATTGCATAGCCCCTTTCATATAAGCTTGTAACTTTCTTATTAATTGTGTTTTGCCTTTGCGACTCAGCAGGCATGCACTTCTAACTTTTGGTTGCGTTTTCTACTGCATAAGTTTAATATAGTTCCTTATTGGAATGTGGATTTTTGACTCAACCTTGTTGAAACAGTATTTGGAAAAATAAAGAAAGGTTCCATTCCATTTAAACAAAGTGGTTGTGAATATAAAATAGTCTGGTTTAACTTTTAGATCAAACTTAGAGCATATCTGACGTGTTGGATCTCAAATGGACGGTAGATAGGTAGGCAAAGTAACCCAAGCTTATTCTATGGATTTGATGGTACCTGTTTTTCTATGTAGCTAAGGCAAGAATGACCTAGATGCGGCTATACTTATGTATGGTTCCTGATGCTAACTGTTTGGTTCTTGCAGAATAGCATGATCTTCAACTCAAATGAACATAGTGCTTCACCATAGGCTAATTAATAATTGTGCTTCACCGTATGTTAATCTCCCCTGATTCTTTGTGTGCACAAGTTTTGAAGGCCAAGTATTACCCCAACTACACTATTCTGCAAGCAAAACCCACGGTTGGTATGTCCTACACCTTCAGAAGTATTCTCCGTGGTGTTGAATTGTTAAAGGAGGGTTTAGTTTGGAGAATTGGTGATGGATCCAATGTGATTATCTGGGATGATCCGTGGCTGCCACGGGATGGAGCTCTAAAGCCAATCAACCCGAGAAGAAGGCAATGCATTTATACAAAAGTTAGTGAGTTGATCAGTCCAATTACTAGCCAATGGGATGTGCAATTGGTTACTGAAAATTTCTGGAAAATAGATGCAGATATAATCCTATCTATACCTATCGGAGAAGAGTTAGAAGATCTTCTTGCATGGCACTATGATAGTAAGGGAATTTTCACGGTAAAGTCAGTGTATAAATTATATGTCCAGGATAGAGATGGACCGCAGCAGGCGTCTTCTGGGGATCCATCAAACACTTTACAATGGGAGAAAATCTGGAAACTGGCATGTACACCAAAAATACAACAATTTGTGTGGAGGTTTGCCCATAATAGTCTTCCTCTGAAACTGAATATAAAAAGAAGAGGAATGGATTGTGACACCAGGTGTGTTTGTTGTCAGGGGCTAGATGAAGATGGAGCGCACCTTTTCTTGAGATGCAAAGAAGTAAAAAAGATATGGAATGATCAGAACTTAAGGGAGGAACGTCAATTGCTATGTACCTGTCCAGATGCAAAGGAAGTAGTACACCAGATGATAAAAATGGGAGAAGAAAAAAGTGTGCTAATTGCATGTATGATGTGGAGATGGTGGACAAACAGAAATAAAATCAATGCAAAAGAGAAAGTAGGAGGACAAGAAAACGTAGTGGCCCAAACCAGATTCTGGGCGGGAGAATGCAAAGTGTTTTGCATCAAGGTACGCCCTGTAGAGACAACAGAATGGAAGACGCCGTCAGGTGATCGCCTCATCGACGGTGCGTTTGTTGCATCAACAAGGACAGGTGGATGGGGTTTTGCAGTCAGGGACAGTACTGGTCAGATCAGGGGATCGGGAGCAGGAGCTTTCCGCTATGTTGCGAGCGCGGCACAGGCTGAAGCACATGCTTGCGAGCAAGCAGCGCCGTGCCGCTGCTGACTGGGGAATGGTTGATGTGATCCTAGAATCAGACGCGCAGAACCTTGTCCGAGCCATGAGGAGTACATATTTTGTCAGAACACCTGAAGGAGTGATCTATAGGGATATACGCCTGTACATGCAGCTCCATTTCAACTCGTATGAGTTCTCCTATGTACCACGTACGTGTAATACTCTAGCTCATTTCCTTGCTGAGTATGGTGCGAGCCTGTACATGCAGCTCCATTTCAACTCGTATGAGTTCTCCTATGTACCACGTACGTGTAATACTCTAGCTCATTTCCTTGCTGAGTATGGTGCGAGCCGGCAGAACATGAAACTGCTTTGGCCGGAATCGCTGCCGAATGATGTACCTTTGTGTGTGACCAGCGCTTCTGCTAGATCAGTTCAGTAATGGAATCAAGTGttccatatcaaaaaaaaaaaagatcatgcTATCTATTTTTCGTTGGGAATATGG includes these proteins:
- the LOC124672286 gene encoding coniferyl alcohol acyltransferase-like; its protein translation is MIANAWSELARSGTIAATPNLDRSVFRPCAPPTYSSSVGELFMPLEGERLVNSLTASTSKVGRTYYVEEQDLAMLRAQAGGGRATLLEAVCAYMWKVFAAVVGSSDEKCRMGWWVDGRRRRRLNTTAPAAMRNYVGNVITFAVAEASVEGIRRLPLPGVASMVRESIKLAVNDEHFQELVDWVEEHKGAAKYVETATVGVGSPVLSVSSLASFRLDTDFGFGRASLVMWLDEMEVEKEEEKEMDWGRLSSGFVKIVARPGGSCWFFGMSIWPSLAAAFDSDEQHIFKPLTAEYLGLVAGAKNSRASRL